In a genomic window of Occallatibacter riparius:
- a CDS encoding prepilin peptidase: MLRIIGTIFAALLGLCFGSFLNVCLSRWPAGESVVHPRSHCRACGRTLAWWENVPLVSWVALRGRCRGCGVWIRVRYPLVEAAVGVTWALMAWKSWKAFLPVEYAAGMMFFLWLLIGLAVLDSEYLWLPDAMTLTGIGVGFLWWLIQGEQVGWALHVPSDRWGDAKGIGMRLLAIAISATIILIIRWIYWLIRRREGMGLGDAKLMAMLAAWLGLEGALLSLFLGVVLGAVYAVGTLMMRSRRGEGSWATAQLPLGTFLCIGGIVSALWGQSIIGAYLRLFP, translated from the coding sequence ATGCTTCGCATCATCGGAACGATCTTCGCGGCGCTGCTGGGGCTCTGCTTCGGCAGCTTCCTGAACGTCTGCCTGAGCCGCTGGCCGGCCGGCGAAAGCGTGGTGCATCCGCGCTCGCATTGCCGCGCGTGTGGGCGGACGCTGGCGTGGTGGGAGAATGTGCCGCTGGTGAGCTGGGTCGCACTGCGGGGCAGATGCCGGGGGTGCGGGGTTTGGATCCGGGTGCGGTATCCGCTGGTGGAAGCGGCGGTGGGGGTAACTTGGGCACTTATGGCGTGGAAGTCATGGAAGGCTTTCTTGCCGGTCGAATACGCCGCTGGAATGATGTTCTTTTTATGGCTATTGATCGGCCTCGCCGTCCTTGACTCCGAATATCTCTGGCTTCCGGATGCGATGACGCTGACCGGGATCGGAGTTGGTTTTCTGTGGTGGCTCATTCAGGGCGAACAAGTAGGTTGGGCTCTCCACGTGCCTAGCGATCGGTGGGGCGACGCCAAGGGGATAGGAATGCGATTGCTGGCGATCGCAATCTCGGCCACCATCATCCTTATCATCCGCTGGATCTACTGGCTCATTCGCCGGCGCGAAGGCATGGGGCTGGGCGACGCCAAGCTGATGGCGATGCTGGCTGCGTGGTTGGGGCTGGAAGGGGCGCTGCTGTCGCTCTTCCTTGGGGTCGTGCTCGGGGCGGTCTATGCGGTGGGCACGCTCATGATGCGGTCAAGACGAGGCGAGGGCTCATGGGCCACGGCGCAGCTGCCGCTTGGCACCTTTCTTTGTATCGGCGGCATCGTCAGCGCGCTTTGGGGCCAGTCGATCATCGGGGCTTATCTGCGGCTTTTCCCGTGA
- the mazG gene encoding nucleoside triphosphate pyrophosphohydrolase, whose amino-acid sequence MDVAPGAGSPDSSVPASQSGSAVATDPAGAAQLFEQSAEIMRRLRAPGGCPWDREQTFDTIRKYTLEEAYEVFDAIERRDFPHLAEELGDLLLQVLFYAEMAANEGRFTISDVLEHLNRKLIRRHPHVFGEEASRAAGNRADVDADVQGSSSAVLRNWEEIKALEALHAAKSSEPQGRLEGVSRAMPALAEAAKIGGKAAKAGFDWPHWRDLLPKIAEEVTELEAEAESGDQPRIEAELGDLLFTVVNLARHLDVDAEMALRGCNLRFRQRFKEMERAAPKPLEDLSPPELEELWSAAKRKERGQENRE is encoded by the coding sequence ATGGACGTTGCACCCGGCGCAGGCAGTCCAGATTCCAGTGTCCCCGCTTCCCAGTCCGGCTCGGCGGTCGCGACCGATCCGGCGGGAGCGGCGCAGCTCTTTGAGCAGTCGGCCGAAATCATGCGCCGCCTGCGTGCTCCCGGCGGCTGCCCCTGGGACCGCGAGCAGACCTTCGACACCATCCGCAAATACACCCTCGAAGAGGCCTACGAAGTTTTCGACGCCATCGAGCGGCGCGACTTCCCCCACCTTGCCGAGGAACTCGGCGACCTGCTGCTGCAGGTCCTTTTCTACGCCGAAATGGCAGCCAACGAAGGCCGCTTCACCATCAGCGATGTGCTCGAGCACCTCAATCGTAAGCTGATCCGGCGTCACCCCCACGTTTTCGGCGAAGAGGCCTCGCGCGCTGCCGGCAATCGCGCCGACGTCGATGCCGATGTGCAGGGCTCGTCCTCCGCCGTGCTGCGAAATTGGGAAGAAATCAAGGCCCTCGAAGCATTGCATGCAGCGAAGTCTTCAGAGCCCCAAGGCAGGTTGGAAGGGGTGTCCCGCGCAATGCCCGCTCTTGCCGAGGCTGCGAAAATCGGCGGAAAAGCTGCCAAGGCAGGATTCGACTGGCCGCACTGGCGCGATCTGCTGCCCAAGATCGCCGAGGAAGTAACCGAGCTCGAAGCCGAAGCGGAAAGCGGCGACCAACCGCGGATCGAAGCCGAATTGGGCGACCTGCTGTTCACCGTCGTGAACCTCGCGCGCCATCTCGACGTCGACGCCGAGATGGCCTTGCGCGGCTGCAATCTCCGCTTCCGCCAACGATTCAAAGAAATGGAACGAGCAGCACCCAAACCGCTCGAAGACCTATCTCCCCCCGAACTGGAAGAACTCTGGTCCGCAGCGAAGAGAAAAGAACGGGGACAAGAGAACAGGGAATAG
- a CDS encoding amidohydrolase, with protein MQLRLRLLLLVLSVLLVSASAWAGEATLILVHGKVWTENPAEPTAQAVALDGNRIIAVGTDDEIRKLAGAGTRVIDLNGRLLLPGFNDAHVHLFGGGESLTTVQTRDAKSQAEFKQRIADFAKTLPAGTWIRDGVWDHQNWTPVALPNHQLIDGVTGDHPVFLWRIDGHMVLVNALALKLAGIDRNTKNPPGGEIERDRDGNPTGILKDAAAAMVVRIMPPLSAEEQDRAMEAAMREAAAHGVTSVQNMADTPEDEDQPNQFREFQKLERSGKLTLRIYEAMNIRDWKALADSGVVAPFGNASLRIGNLKSFADGALGSETAWMDEPFTNQPGYSGISSADLLDPDKYYGELRQADKAGLQIAIHAIGDRANRTILDLYERLEKENGPADRRLRIEHAQHLHPADYARFAQLGVIASMQPYHAIDDGRWAVTELGPERIKSSYAWKSLLDAGATLAFGSDWPVAPLDPVMGIYAATTRRTLDGNNPNGWVPEQRITVAQAVHAYTMGSAFAEHQEKVKGSIEPGKLADLVVLSEDIFTIPPEAIEKTKVDMTIFDGRVVYERK; from the coding sequence ATGCAATTGCGTCTTCGCCTGCTGCTGCTTGTGTTGTCCGTCCTGCTTGTGTCCGCTTCGGCGTGGGCGGGTGAGGCGACGCTGATCCTGGTGCATGGCAAGGTCTGGACCGAGAACCCGGCGGAGCCGACCGCGCAGGCGGTGGCTCTGGACGGCAACAGGATCATCGCCGTCGGTACGGATGACGAGATTCGCAAGCTTGCTGGCGCCGGCACGCGGGTGATCGACCTGAACGGGCGGCTGCTGCTGCCTGGGTTCAACGACGCGCATGTGCATCTGTTCGGCGGCGGCGAGTCGCTGACCACGGTGCAGACGCGGGATGCGAAGAGCCAGGCAGAGTTCAAGCAGCGGATTGCAGATTTCGCGAAGACGCTGCCGGCCGGCACGTGGATTCGCGATGGCGTGTGGGACCACCAGAACTGGACTCCGGTGGCGCTGCCCAATCACCAGCTCATTGACGGCGTGACCGGCGATCATCCGGTTTTTCTGTGGCGGATCGACGGACACATGGTGCTGGTGAACGCGCTGGCACTGAAGCTGGCCGGGATCGACCGCAACACGAAGAATCCGCCAGGCGGCGAAATTGAGCGCGATCGCGACGGGAATCCGACAGGCATCCTGAAAGACGCGGCAGCAGCGATGGTGGTCCGCATCATGCCGCCGCTCTCTGCCGAGGAGCAGGACCGCGCGATGGAGGCGGCCATGCGCGAAGCGGCCGCGCATGGCGTGACCAGCGTGCAGAACATGGCGGACACACCCGAGGATGAGGACCAGCCAAATCAGTTCCGTGAATTTCAGAAGCTGGAGCGCTCGGGCAAGCTCACGCTCCGTATCTATGAGGCGATGAATATTCGCGATTGGAAAGCACTGGCCGACAGCGGCGTGGTCGCGCCGTTCGGCAATGCTAGCCTGCGCATCGGCAATCTGAAGTCGTTTGCCGATGGAGCGCTGGGCTCGGAGACCGCGTGGATGGATGAGCCGTTTACGAATCAACCCGGTTACAGCGGCATCTCGAGCGCTGACCTGCTCGATCCGGACAAGTACTACGGAGAGCTACGGCAGGCGGATAAGGCGGGGTTGCAGATTGCGATTCACGCGATCGGCGATCGCGCGAACCGGACGATTCTCGATCTGTATGAGCGGCTTGAAAAGGAGAATGGCCCGGCCGATCGACGGCTGCGGATTGAGCACGCGCAACATCTGCACCCGGCGGATTATGCTCGGTTTGCGCAGCTCGGCGTCATCGCGTCGATGCAGCCGTATCACGCGATTGATGACGGACGGTGGGCTGTGACCGAACTTGGTCCAGAGCGGATCAAGTCAAGCTATGCGTGGAAGTCGCTGCTGGATGCGGGGGCGACGCTGGCCTTCGGGTCAGACTGGCCGGTTGCGCCGCTCGATCCGGTGATGGGGATCTATGCCGCTACGACGCGGCGCACCCTCGACGGAAATAACCCCAACGGGTGGGTGCCAGAGCAGCGGATCACGGTGGCGCAGGCTGTGCACGCGTACACGATGGGGTCGGCCTTTGCGGAGCACCAGGAAAAGGTGAAGGGTTCGATTGAGCCGGGGAAGCTGGCCGATCTTGTGGTGCTGTCGGAGGACATCTTCACGATTCCGCCGGAAGCGATTGAGAAGACGAAGGTGGATATGACGATCTTCGACGGGCGTGTTGTGTACGAGCGGAAATAG
- a CDS encoding DUF4184 family protein, whose amino-acid sequence MPFTLSHAAAALPFRRARLVPSALLIGTFAPDLEYFIRLGSGGGWGHTLVGIFGLDLPLGLATLWLFHRLVKVPLAYLLPDSVRARLTGTLVPCRFWPPLRFLHVVLSMLIGIATHLVWDGVTHDRYWIGQHVEWLHHGFRLPGLGWWHLSSILQLVSSAAGLLILVLWCWRWYVHTPPDFRIPANPFTAHHRHVVVAMGLTAAVGIAVLRAWFSIGVPTARDEADDFFSQMVVTFGTLVWWQLAMWGLLGPFRRSHGAAAEEQTYMESRASLER is encoded by the coding sequence GTGCCCTTCACCCTATCTCATGCGGCAGCAGCGTTGCCTTTCCGGCGAGCGCGCCTCGTACCTTCGGCACTGCTGATCGGCACGTTTGCGCCTGACCTCGAGTACTTCATCCGGCTCGGGTCTGGCGGCGGCTGGGGGCATACTCTTGTGGGCATCTTCGGCCTTGACCTGCCACTAGGGCTGGCGACGCTATGGCTGTTTCATCGGCTGGTGAAGGTGCCGCTTGCGTATCTTCTGCCGGACAGCGTCCGGGCGCGGCTCACCGGAACGCTTGTGCCGTGTCGATTCTGGCCACCGTTGCGATTTCTGCATGTGGTTTTATCCATGCTGATCGGCATTGCGACCCACCTGGTATGGGACGGCGTCACACATGACCGGTACTGGATCGGTCAGCACGTAGAGTGGCTGCACCATGGGTTCCGCCTGCCGGGGCTCGGCTGGTGGCATCTCAGCTCGATTCTGCAGCTCGTCAGCTCGGCCGCCGGGCTTCTGATCCTGGTCCTCTGGTGTTGGCGCTGGTATGTGCACACACCGCCCGACTTCCGCATCCCTGCCAACCCGTTCACTGCGCACCACCGTCACGTAGTGGTGGCTATGGGCTTGACGGCAGCCGTAGGGATCGCAGTTCTGCGCGCATGGTTCAGTATTGGCGTGCCTACCGCACGAGATGAAGCAGATGACTTCTTCAGCCAGATGGTCGTAACGTTCGGCACTTTGGTTTGGTGGCAATTGGCAATGTGGGGACTGTTGGGCCCCTTTCGGCGGTCGCATGGCGCGGCTGCCGAGGAACAGACCTACATGGAGTCGCGGGCATCACTCGAGCGCTGA